The nucleotide sequence AGTGTTCAAAACGACCGCCTTGCCGATTTAGCCCAGCAAGTACCCCAACCCGAAGAACACCGCCGCCCCGCCCAACATGGCACGCACCACGCCTTTGGTGGTGTAGCCGATGACGACCGTGACGACCGCAGCCGCCAGCCATTCAAGGCTGATCTCGCCCCCCTCGGAGGCGGGCCACAGCACCAAGGGGGCCACCAGCCCCGGCAAAATCGCGACCGAGGTGTAGCGCAGGTGGCGTAGCACCCAGGGCGGCATCGGGCGCTTGCCGATGATGCCGAGGAACGAGAACCGCACCAGAAAGGTCCCGACCCCAAGGGCCGCGATGATCCCCCAAATTTGCCCGTCGGTGTAGTTCATTGCGTCCGCCTTTCGACCTCGGCGCCTGCCATCATGGCGCAGACCGCCGCGATCAGCAGGCCAAGGTTCAGCGGCACCCAATAAAGACCCAGCGCTAGGATGATTGACACCAGCGCCGCCACAATATGCGCGCGCGTGCGCAGCGCCGGGGCCACCATTGCCAGAAAGGCGATGGGCAGGATGAAGGCCAGGTCAAACTCCGCCGGTATCTGGTCGCCGACGACCGCGCCCAGATAGGTGAAGCCGAACCACAGGGGGCAAATCGGAGTGGACACCCCCGCGAAATAGGCCAGCTTCTCGGGCAGGGTCATGTCTGGCCGGTCCTCATATTCGGCGTTGGCCATCACATAGCCCTGATCCACCAGAAAGTAGGAGATCACGGCCCGCTGCCACATCGGCGCGGCCCCCAGATGCGGGGTGATGGAGGCCGAATACATCGCCATACGCAGATTAACGGCAAGCGCAGAGATCAGTACCACCACCACCGGCGCGTTCTCCGACATGAATTGCAGCGCCGCGAATTGCGACGCGCCGGCCACCACCAGCACTGAGAACCCCATGACCTGGCTCAAGGGTAACCCCGCCTCGGTCGCCACGACGCCGAACAGCATGGCAAAGGGGATGACCACGATCACAAAAGGCAGCGCCCGCGTAAGTCCTAGCCAGTAAGTCGTTTTCGAGGTGGAAGAGGTCATGCGCCCGCCCTATGATCTGTCTTGGCCCGCAAGGGACCTCAGGGCGGAGGGAAGGTCAAATGCCAAATCGTGATAGCGCCTATTTGATTGCGCCATCCCCCGCGCGGGACGGGCTGACGCGCGGGGTGACCGGCGTGGACCATCAGGGCGAAACCCAAGACATCCGTGTGGTCGAAGAACGCCCGCTGACCATTTTCCTGAATTCCCGCGAAATCGTCACCGCC is from uncultured Litoreibacter sp. and encodes:
- a CDS encoding AzlD domain-containing protein gives rise to the protein MNYTDGQIWGIIAALGVGTFLVRFSFLGIIGKRPMPPWVLRHLRYTSVAILPGLVAPLVLWPASEGGEISLEWLAAAVVTVVIGYTTKGVVRAMLGGAAVFFGLGYLLG
- a CDS encoding AzlC family ABC transporter permease, producing the protein MTSSTSKTTYWLGLTRALPFVIVVIPFAMLFGVVATEAGLPLSQVMGFSVLVVAGASQFAALQFMSENAPVVVVLISALAVNLRMAMYSASITPHLGAAPMWQRAVISYFLVDQGYVMANAEYEDRPDMTLPEKLAYFAGVSTPICPLWFGFTYLGAVVGDQIPAEFDLAFILPIAFLAMVAPALRTRAHIVAALVSIILALGLYWVPLNLGLLIAAVCAMMAGAEVERRTQ